CATGGTGAAATGCaattttgtgaatattttatggtgtgtgtgtgtgtgtgtttggggattttttttctcttttatattcAAGTGCCTGTTTATTAATACAACAATGCAGTGGAAAGGGGGACTGAGCCTGTGTTTGCTTCAGGAGATCAGTGCAAAACTGCAGGCACCAATCTGGCTGCTCCTCTGTGACCACTGTCAGTGTAGAAGGTTCCTCCCACCTAAAATACAAAGTCAGGCTTAGCCAGTCATTGCTACTAAAATGAGACATTTTGAGCAACTTTTCAAGAAttgtaaaaaaatcttttccaacTTGCTTCAGTTTTGTACAGGCACCTGCTTGGGTTTTTGTGGGGAAAAGATTCTAGGGGTCTTAAAGCATTCCTAAGGATATTAATACTTTATTCAACACAACTGGTGGTGCTAAAGACCTTGAAAACAAGGATAATAAAGTGATGCCACTGTGTTAAGAACAAACTTATCCTACATAGCAGGAAAGTTTGTAGAATACTTTAATAAATGGGAAGTTGCCGGGATAAAAAAAGCATCTGAGGTAAATTAGAAGATCTTGACTCTGCACAAAGAGCTAAAGCTTGTGCACATAAGACTCCCAGGTCTTATAACCAAGCAGTGTAAAGGGAAGGTTGCTCACTCTGCCATGGGATTAATGTTCACCTGACTGCATGGGATTTgtgtgctcagctctgctgaaacctcagcccttcccctggcacagcagagctgtggctgaaaCCTTTCCTCTCCAGCCAGAGATATGTTTTGTGTGTGTACCTGCGTGCACGGGTTGGTTTTTTATCCTTCCTGCACCACGTGTTGCTTTTGCTCTCCCTCCAGTGCCACAGCACATCCCTGGTGACAGCACACAGGCACAGCAAGGTGGGCACAGAAAGGATTCAcaacaaaagagaaagggagtgctagcagggcacagggaaaaGCCCATCCTGGATGGAGAGCAAAGCTCAGGGAAGCTGAGTGTCAGAGCTGAAGTAACTGCCCTGGCTGCCCAGCAGGTTTTTCTGCAGAGGACAGACAGTGCCCGTAGCAGTGCCCTGGGCCCATCACTTTAACAGTCTGGCAACTTAATTGAAACTGGTCACAAAGTGTGTTGGGGTTTgtgtgacactggtgacagCCACCTGCCCAGTGCTGTTACAGGACAGACCAGCTTGTGCTGCTCCAGAAATGCTCCACAGCTCAGACAGGGATGCCtaaggcagcagccaggctttCAGAAGTGCCAGACACTAGTGACTCCCACCGCTGCTGTCTTTTGAAGGCTCTCTGCCTCCCCCTGGCTCTCTGAGGTACAGACTCAGCTAGGATTTGGGTTTACAAACTGGCTTTGCTGGCAGCCTTCCTCAGGCACAGGGTTCTGGCTGATTTTCTTGAAGCTTAGGGGTTGgtcataattttatttgtaatcTGCAGTGTTATTGTGAAAACTCATACATACAACTCTTAGAATACAaagagaatgaggaaaaaaagctttccaGAGCAATGCTGCCTGACATGATCAAGGCTTATTCTCTGCTTTACAGACTTGATTTTATGTGCTTCAAAAGTAAAAGTTCTGtttcaaaacatttattcacaaacttgtttgaaaaaaaccaaaccaaaccaaagagAAACCCATAAAAACACAGCCACCCCAAAGCTAACCAGCAGCTCTTCACCCCTCAGAAGGCCCAGCCTCACAGCCACAGGCCTGCTTTGATACAGAAACTTATGACACTGGGGGTTGTTCCACAGGGTGGGCTCCTTGTTGACTCAGACCCACAGCAGAGTCAGGAGAGCTCAAGGCAGTGCCAGCCAAGGCACACAGCCCCTCACAGTGCTTTTCTGTGGGCTGGGTGTTAAAAAACCTGCAGGAGGAGCCACTAGCAGCAGTCAACATTCCCACCTCTCAGAACACTCGCTGGAAATTCCTGTGAGTGTTGGTTCCAATTCTGCTCCTCTCTTGTGGAGCCACTTCTGCTAAGTGGCCACTTTGCTGTAGTATTCTAAACAAGAACTAATGAGGACTTTCATTGTAACTGTCAGCACAGGTTTTCCAGTTGTAGCTGCaagaaaaaccacaaataatAACAAGCCTGATGATGGCATGAGCAAGAACTGACTGAAACCCAGTCTACTATATCCCTTTCTTTATCACTTGCATTTCTCTCAGCTCATACATCGCagatgttgttttgttttagttcaCCAACTCCATTTTCAAAGACTCAGTTCtgcaacatattttttttccctcaaaaatcacggaagaaaaataatttgatcaAGAGGTTTTACTTGACAGTAGAAACTTTTCTACCAACCTTAGGCTGTATTAACTGTGTGGGATAAAAAAGAGAGGCTAAATAAGTTGGCATTGCTCTGCCTGGACTGCTGGGGTCACCTACAATATAAGCAAACAGATATTTCCCATTTTAAAGTTATTCAcctttttgggaggggagaggggggaacCCTGCTAGAAAGAAATTAGCCAAAGTTACTCAAAAAAGAACACGAAAGTGGTACATTTAAACAAAGGGTTCTTCCTTTGTCTCTGTGCTCAGATCACTTGGTTGTGCTTAGTCTGGGTCAGTTTTTGTCCATGTACTCCTCCAGGCGCAAGAGCCACTTGTTCCAGTACTGAGAGCACAGGTCAGGATCCATGAAATGCGGATGTGCCGGAGAGCCGTTCTTGTAGGCAACCACAATGAGCCCACAGCGAACCTGCAGCACAAACAGGGGGCTGTCACAAATCCAACATCTGTGTGCAACCCTAAGAGCTAAACCTCAGTGCAAAACATCTTCCTAACATACACATCTCACATAAGCAATGGGGAATAAAATGGGGCAACAGATTACCATAAAATACTTGGAGACTTAACATTCAAATGCTTCAAAAACCCtgagcccagagctctgagcaactCCAGTGAAAACCAGGGGACATGAACTCTGAGGATGAGTAATATTTAAACCTTGTAGATGCCAGGAAAATTGCCAGAGACTGAGGAGTTTTTGCCTGGGGCCATACAACCAGACTGATGCCACCCTCCAGCTTCAGTCTGGATAGAAATGGTTACTTAGGTATGATCTGACATCTTTCATACCTgacaaatcccaaatccctacTAGCAGGAAGCTACTAGCAGAATTCCAGCCCGTATTTCACACTGTAATGATCATGTCTGTGTTGTGCTTGTGTTCACTGACCTCTGCAGTATTCTAGAAAGTCCTTTGCACAGCATACAAATTAACCTGCTCTCTTCTGCTTGCTTTTTCCCCCTTCAATATCTGTATTGAGGTAAAAATCCTTCAGGCTAAGCAGGCAGGCTAGAATTGCTTTTGGAGTCTCTAAAAACATTATTCCACAGTCTTCTGATGAAGTGATTCACAACACACTGCTTTTCCCTGAGGAAGCACAGTACAGCTTCCAGACACCAAGTGCATCACTTAGTCCCTCATTTGCTAGTGGGACACAGCAAGACAGGATGCAGGCAAGGACCTCCCATACCATTTTCTTGTTTGCAGgttcttttgctttatttcctctcCTGCCCTTTCCTACTCTTGACACAAGCAAAAATCACATACGACAGAAGAGAAGGGATTGCCCAGATGCCAAGGCCCTGGGAGTTCATCAGAGCATCCCTTGGTCCCACTGACCACTTCCTTAAAACCACTGAAAATTCCCTACTGGCAGCCAAGGGCAGCAGGACTAGCAGGAGTAGTGGAATTATTTCACAGTATGATATCTTAACCTGATCTCAGGCTGGGCTCCTTTGTTACAAATCCTACCAACACTTCCATGACGGGCAGCAGGTTCTAAAAGGCAGGAAGAAATGAAGATAACACAGGCATTGCTGCTTGTCCTGGCATGCAGCAGGCCTACTGACCTGGAAGTCATAATTGGCATCATGATTTATGGCTCCAATATATGCTGCAACCTGTAATGGGTTGTCATAAGTATTGTGCAGAAATGGCTTTGGCTTCTCTGATGTTTTCCAGTCGATCACACACAGTTGGCCCCTGGCACAGGAGAACAAGACAGGACAATGGTTTAAACTTAAGTTTAGTCACAAGTAAGAAATAAGGGCTGAGACAGCACATTCAGACTTTTCACTCTCAGCCTGTGCCCCCTGATGTCATGTTGCTCATTATTATGTCTAAACAAATCTATTTCACACTGGCAGTTTGGATCCCAAAAACCAAAGCTTACTAAAATCTGCCACAGTTCCTTGAAAATGCTGATGATTGCTTAAACCTGTCCCTTCTCCAGTAAGGAACTCCCCATCAGGAAAAACAGCACTTCTGCCATGAGGATCATCCAGGGGAGTTCCTCCAGTCTGCCAGTCCTAGAGATCCGTCCAGCTTCCCCCAACCACTCAGTCACACCCTGGCCACCACAGCATCACAACAGGAGTTTTAGGGAAGGGCACCTCACCGATACTTGGCCACGCAGTCGACCAGGCCCAGGTACTGCAGGGTCTCATGGTGAACTCCACTTTCCAGAGCCTTCACCTCACTGATGTCTTCCAAGACATGTTCCACACTGGACAAGTAGCCAGCCACGATATCATCTTCACCCTGGTCCCTAACTGCCGTCTCTTCAGACAGGAATATTGATTCCAAAGCGGAATGGAAGAGCTCTCCTCGGAGAaaaacatctaagaaaaatgagaaaaccccCTCACATTTTAGACACTACTTTAGATTTGTATCTTACATATTCCACAATGT
The nucleotide sequence above comes from Poecile atricapillus isolate bPoeAtr1 chromosome 3 unlocalized genomic scaffold, bPoeAtr1.hap1 SUPER_3_unloc_2, whole genome shotgun sequence. Encoded proteins:
- the LOC131573951 gene encoding mitochondrial genome maintenance exonuclease 1-like — protein: MPSVTHILQQTLSPQQVFYLERWKQKMIEELGKEGFEEYTKRELFHSALESIFLSEETAVRDQGEDDIVAGYLSSVEHVLEDISEVKALESGVHHETLQYLGLVDCVAKYRGQLCVIDWKTSEKPKPFLHNTYDNPLQVAAYIGAINHDANYDFQVRCGLIVVAYKNGSPAHPHFMDPDLCSQYWNKWLLRLEEYMDKN